The Nostoc sp. 'Peltigera membranacea cyanobiont' N6 genome contains the following window.
CTCAACAAACTGACTTCCTTCAACGTGTGAAGAAACCTAAAACTTATGACTTATCTTTACTGGAAAGTCAAGTCAAAGGTTGTCACACTGAAATTATGGCTTTTTGGGGCGAACCATTGGCTAGACTCCAAGAACTTTCTCGCCAACAAGCAGAAGTTATCGCCAAAAATCCACCGCCGATACCGCCTGAATATCCTGAGCCTCCCGACTGGACGATACCTTTTCCCAAATACTTCCAGCAACAAGCCCAAGATTATCTTTTGCGGGAATTAATCGTCGATAGGGTGATAACTGAACGTTTGGGGAAGTTGGTGAAAAAGGTATCACAAGATACTTTGCAAAATATGGTTTTAGATGATGAAGGAAGTTTGTGTGGCGAAAGCAAATTTTCTTATGTATTAAAAGATAACCCTCAGCTAAGTGTTCAAGTTTATGTTGCTGATGGAGAAAGTTTTAATGGTATTAAGAAAGACAAAATTAAGTGGTCGGTTACTCAAGAAGATTTAAAAAATCACCAAGTATTAATTTTTCTCTGTTTGTTTTATCCATCTACAGGTCAGTTAGGATACGAAAGACAAAGTATAATTACAGGCTTTTTACCTGCCGATCAAATTGAACTTACTGAAACAAAACTCTACATTAATCCGAGTAACTTGTTATATGCCGGGGGGGTGAGTTGGTATTTAGAATCACTTGTTGGTAAAAAAGACACGTCGCCAGTTATTAACGATCGGGCGATCGCAGATACAATACAGACTTTACCATCAGAGCATTGCCTTAAGGAGGTAATCGGTGACTGGGAATGCTGGCAAACTTTGCAAGGACACAACAGAGGTATTAATTGTCTAGCTTTTAGTTCTGGGTGTAAGAATGGTAAAGCCTTACCCATATTGGCAAGTGGTAGTCGGGGAGAGACGAAGCTCTGGGATTTAAGCAAAGGTGAATTAATAGATACATTATCAGAGTATCCTTGGGTGATATCTGGGCTAGTGGATGAAGTGAATTCCCTAGCTTTTAGTTCAGATGGACAGACTTTAGTGAGTTGCGGTGCAGATTCCACAATTAAACTTTGGCACGTAGGTGCTTTAGACTTGATAGATATTTTGCACAAACATAATGGAGTAGTGCGGTGTGCTGCCTTTACCCCAGATGGGAGAATGTTAGCTACAGGCGGAGATGACAGAAAAATTCTGTTTTGGGATTTAATGCAACGTCAGGTTGCGATCGCACTTTCTCTAGATGATACAGCTGCTCATTCCCTGGTTTTGAGTCGAGACGGGGAAACTTTAGTTACAGGTAGCTATCGCAAAATCAAAGTTTGGCGCACCTTACCCCAGACGGGGATAAAAAGTTTAAAGGACGCAGAACCACTGCATACCCTCATGGGTCATTCTCACATCGTTCGTTCCTTGGCGATTAGTGCAGATGGTAGAATACTCGTCAGTGGTAGCTGGGATCAAACGATTAAAATTTGGCAATTGGAGACTGGGGAATTACTGCATACTCTGAAAGGACATAGAGATAGAGTATATGCGATCGCACTAAGTCCCGATGGACAAATTATCGCCAGTGGTAGTGCCGATAAAACCATCAAATTATGGCATTTACAAACCGGGGAATTGCTAGGTACGTTTACAGGTCATGGGAATATAGTCACAGCATTAGCTTTCACAGCTTCCGGCGAGATGTTGGTTAGCGGGAGTTTGGATAAGACGATTAAAATTTGGCAACGCAGTTGAAATAATTCGTAATTATAGAGTATTTGAACTGGATGAATCCACCTTTTATCTCCGTTGACGAGTATTTGAACTGGATGAATCCACCTTTTATCTCCGTTAACGAGTATTTGAACTGGATGAATCCACCTTTTATCTCCGTTAACGAGTATTTGAACTGGATGAATCCACCTTTTATCTCCGTTAACGAGTATTTGAACTGGATGAATCCACCTTTTATCTCCGTTGACGAGTATTTGAACTGGATGAATCCACCTTTTATCTCCGTTGACGAGTATTTGAACTGGATGAATCCACCTTTTATCTCCGTTGACGAGTATTTGAACTGGATGAATCCACCTTTTATCTCCGTTGACGAGTATTTGAACTAGATGAATCCACCTTTTATCTCCGTTGACGAGTATTTGATACTCGCGAACAAGAAACTTTCAAAATTCTCTGCGCTTCTGCGCCTCTGCGTGAAACTTAAAACTCTGCTAGCAGCGTTTCCAAGTAGCGAGTGAAGTTATATACAATAAATTATCAGTTGCCTATACTCAATGATGCCGAGTTAGAACTGACAATTAAACAAGTTTTTAGCTAGTTGACTCTGAGTTAAGTAATATCAAGTGCATTTTTACCAAATTTATGGTATTGGAGAATAGTCTATGGGAATGACGAAACTCTGGAAGTTTTTGCGAAATATTCAAGAGTTGAACTGGGGACAAGGCGTAGAGGTAACAAAGACTGGAGCCGAAGCAGCTAAAGCCGTACTTGATTTGGCAAAAGCAATCAAAGAGCAAAAACCCAACGTTCAAAACTTCAAACCCTATCTAGAACAGATTTCGTCCCTATTAGATGTATTTAATTCTCCTCTCGGTCAAATTACCAAAGAAATATTTGATTACTCAGTCCATGTGAAGCAGCGACGGCTACGCTGGATAAAAGCACTCAAATCAGGAAATAATCCCCTCACGCCAGAAGAATTAGAGGCACTGCGGCAGGTTGAGGGCTAGGGCGTAGTCTCACGCAAAGATAAGATTGCGATCGCACTTCATACCAAAATATCTGTCACTTGGCGATGCCTGCGACGAATTTGGCGATCGCCCATAATAAAACCATCCCCTCTATTTCAATCACTTATGGCGATCGCAATTCAACCTAAACTAACTTTAGATGAGTTCCTCAAACTGCCGGAAACTGAACCAGCATCAGATTTTATCAACGGGAAAATCATTCAAAAACCAATGCCTCAAGGTGAACATAGCCGACTACAGGCTAAATTTTGTAATGTCATTAATAACGTAACTGAAAGCCAAAAAATTGCTTACGCTTTCTCAGAACTACGTTGTACCTTTGGCGGTGCTTCTATTGTCCCTGATGTCTCTGTGTTTCGCTGGGACAGAATTCCTAAAACTCAATCTGGCAGAATTGTAAATCGCTTTGAAATTCATCCCGACTGGGCAATTGAGATTCTTTCCCCAGACCAAAGGTTAAAAAAAGTGTTGAGTAAATTATTGCATTGTTCGCGCAATGGTACTGAACTAGGCTGGTTAATCAACCCTGAAGATGAAAGTGTGCTGGGGATTTTTCCTGGACAGCGAGTGGAATTATACGAAGCTACCGATAAATTACCCATCCTGGAGGGTATTGAGTTGGAATTGACTGGAGAACAAGTTTTTGGTTGGCTGAGTTTGACGTAAATAAAGCGTTCCGCAATGGTACTGAACTCGGCATCGCATTTCCTCAAGAAAGTTGCAAAGGATTGTATCTGTAGGTTTATTCTAGAAACTGGGCGATACAGCCCAAATTTTTATATCTACACAAATATTTTTATGGAAAATCAACTAGGATTGGTTCTGAAACTGCTTTTACTCTCGGCTTTGTTATCGTTCTTGATTAAGTATGCAGGGCCAAATCTATCAATTCCGGCGACAGCAACCAACGCGCTAACCATAATATTGTTACCGATCGCAATAATTGCGATCGCTCTCCTGTGGCGATTTCAAGCACAGAAACAAAATTAACTTGGGAGCATCTACGCACAAGTTACTAAAATCAGCTAACCTAGCTTAATTACAATAAAATTGCATCTCGCCAACCGTTGGGAGTCAGCCTGTGAACCTCGGTCAATGGATCGGCTTAATCGCCATACTTCTTTCTTTATACATCCTGTGGCAAATTCGGGAAGTGCTTTTGCTGATGTTTGCCGCAGTTGTCTTAGCCACCACCTTAAATCGGCTAGCAAAACGCTTTCAACGCTTTGGAATGAAGCGTGGATTCGCTGTACTCCTAGCAGTAGCTATCTTTTTCGCAGGTGTTGTGGGTTTTTTCTGGCTAATTGTGCCGCCATTTGCCCAGCAGTTTCAAGAACTAACCTATCAAGTTCCTAAAGGGTTTGGGCGCTTTAATAGTTGGCTTGATGCCCTGAGAACTCGTATTCCTGACCAGTTAGTTTCATATATCCCAGATATCAACAGTCTCATCCAACAAGTACAACCCTTCGTCAATCGCTTGCTGGGAAACTCTTTTGCCTTTGTATCTGGCTCTTTGGAAGTCGTCCTCAAGATTTTGCTAGTGTTGGTTTTAACAGGAATGATGTTAGCCGATCCCCTAGCTTACCGGAAAGTATTTGTGCGGCTTTTCCCCTCATTTTATCGACGACGGGTAGATGGGATTTTAGATCAATGTGAAGTCTCCTTGGAGGGATGGATTACAGGCGCTTTCATTGCCATCTGTGTAGTGGGGGTGATGAGTTTTATTGGCTTATTAATTTTGCATGTCAAGGCAGCACTAGCTTTAGCGGTTTTAGCGGGATTTTTTAACTTAATTCCCAACCTGGGGCCAACGATGAGTGTAATCCCAGCAATGGCGATCGCTTTCTTAGATGAACCTTGGAAAGCGATCGCTGTTTTGATTCTCTACTTTATCATTCAACAGGTTGAGAGCAATTTCATTACGCCCGTCGTGATGGCGCATCAAGTCTCATTGCTACCCGCCATAACCTTAATTGCCCAGCTATTTTTCGTCACTTTCTTTGGCTTTTTAGGATTATTTCTAGCGCTACCCCTGACTGTTGTCGCTAAGATTTGGTTGCAAGAAGTGTTAATTAAAGATGTTTTAGATGAATGGGGAAATAATCATAACAAAGAGACTGAGTTGGTGATAATTTCTGAATCTGCGAGAGTCGATGATAATTGGACAGCAGATAGTCCCAATGTGAATCGGGAGCCATCGATTGATGATGATATCGTGCAAAAAGGAGATTAATTAATAAATTTTAGATTTTAAATTAGCCCCATACCTCAAGGGAAGTAGCTAGGCGTAGGCGGAAATAAATTAATTTCAGCTAAAATTTCCTGCTGTTTCCATGTTTATCGCGTAGTTTTTTGGCGTGCGGCGCGGTTACACCGCGCCATTGCTTGTGACAGATGCGTAAGTCCTGTCTATAATTAAAGCCAAAATTTAGAATTTATACTTCATGCCCAACAAATAATTAGGGTAGATTACTGATTTTTGTCCGATCGAAGTAGCCATACATTACCCGAGAAACTTGACGAATAAAATCCCTAGCCCTAATGTCATTATTCGGTCTACGCACGAAAATTCCTGCTAAATAACGCTTACCTGATGGCGTTTCAATGATACCCGCATCACCTAATACAAATCGGAGAGTACCTGTTTTATGAGCAATATTTGCACCAGAACCTAAGCCAGATGGGAGCAAACTTTTATTGTGACAACGAATCATAATACCCAAAACTTGGGATTGACTTGTACCAGAAATTAACTGATTATTTGTAACCAATGCTGACAGTCGTACCAAGTCTTTTGCACTAGTTTTATTAGTTCCTTTAAAGTCTCCAAGCATATTGTGAATCACAGTACTTTGTAATCCCCAAGTGCGAAACTTTTGATTTAATTTAGATGCACCACCTAATCGATCGATAATCATATTTGTAGCAGTATTATCACTAATCGTCATCATCTTGGTTGCAGTTTGCAAGAGACTCAGCTTAGTTCCCACTCGTTGATACTGCATATCTCCAGAACCACCAGCGACATGTTTCCGTCGCATTATCAAAGTTTCACCTAGTTTGATTCTTCCTGCATCTACTTCCTGAAACAAAGCAATCAAAATTGGATACTTAATTGTGCTTGCGGCAGAAAAAGCTTTATCACCGTTAAAACTAAAATAATCCCCTGTTTGTAAGTCCATAAAAAAGATTCCGGGGGTGAGGAATCTATAACGAGCCATTAATGCTTTAATAGGAGTTTTTAGTTCTGATATCTCGCGTCCCAGAGGAACTATACCAGTGAATTTAGAATTATTTATAGGGTTGACAGAATCTCCCAGAGGAACCGGAGGAATAAATTTCAGTTTTGGGAGTTGTAAATCAGAAATAGCTGGTTGATTTGCACTCCAGTCATTTACATTGCCAACTTGATTTGTGTTGGGATTCGCTTTTGCTGGGGATGATAGTAAAAGAATACTTGTAAAACTCAGTAACAACCAGCGTAGTTTCATGTAGTGCTGTGAGGATAGTGTTGGATTTATTTACAGAGATTTTCCGAAGAAGTTAATGAGATCCGGATTGATTGACATAGTAATTACTAAGATATCCCATATCAACAGAAATTCGTAACAGATTCATTGACCTATTTAAAAAAATAATTATGCTAAAAAAACACAAGGTGGAATATACAAAAGATGCTTAGATAACATTAATTGGTTATGTAATTATACAAGTACTAAGAACTAAATAATTATGTTTTAATTTTTCTTGCAATTATTTATACATAGAGATGGTGATAAAAAAGGATTCTGTCGTCAGCGCCGCACCATAACTGGACTCAGGAGAACTTAGCGATGCTGGTTATTTTACAGGTTTAAATTTTCGACTCTCGCCTTGATTTTAAAACAACACAGGCACAAAAGTTCTCTCGTAACATTCAACATTCATTCTTCTGTGATTTGCATTCCAAAATGCAAATCTACCGAGCGCGATAATGCCTAATGGTACGATAACAGAAGCATGAAAGCGTGAATACAAAACTCCTCATTTCTCCTCAAGAACTCACGTCCCTGTTAGCAGAAAAGTCATCACAGGCTGTCATTATCGATACGCGAACTCCCGAAGACTATGCTATTTCTCATATCCCTACATCCATAAATATTAGAGATTTTTTCACCTATCTTTTAGAGAATTCTTCCCCAGCAGGATTAAAGGAATTACAAGAGTATTTTGCAGAAATTATGAGCAAGCTGGGAATATCGGGTGTAGAACGATTAATTGTGTATGAAGATAGTCTAAATAAAGGTTATGGTCAATCTTGTCGAGCAGCTTTCTTACTGAAGTATTTGGGTTGCACTCAGGTATCTATTTTACAGGGAGGATATAGAGCGTGGCTGACAGAAGGATTGCCTACTACCGATGAAGTACCATTACCTGAAAGCAGCATATTTAGATTGCATCCCAATGCTGACATGATGGTGACTACTGCCGATATGTTGCAAGCAGTTACCAATCCAGCAATTATAAAATTAGATGTGCGCGATCGCAATGAATGGTTTGGACTGAGTTCTTCTCCCTACCATGCTGATTTTTGTCCTCGCAAAGGTAGAATCCCTAACTCAGTATGGTTAGAATGGCATCGGCTGATGAATTCGGAATCGGAAATCCCTACATTCCGTTCGCCAAGTGAAATTCTCGAAATTTGTCAGTCTGTAGGTATTACTTCAGAGTCTATTGTATACGTTTACTGCTTTAAGGGTTCAAGGGCTGCTAATACATTGATAGCCCTTGAAGAGGCGGGAATTTCTGCCAGAAATTATTTTGGCTCGTGGAATGAATGGTCGCGTGATTTCTCACTACCGATTGATAGTAGAGTTATCCAACCAACAGAAAGTTAGGGAACTGATTTAAGCTGCATCAGCTGCTTATCCAAGTCGATGAGATAATCTCTACCGTAAGCTCCATTTTCCAACCCTGTAACGAGATGATTGGGAATGTCTTGTGTAATTTCTTCGCTACAAGAACCAGCAGCCAAAGCGATCGCAGCTACTGTATCTACATCTCCAGTAAAAGCGATACAATCTTGTAAAAGTTCGCTCATACTGTCATTTCGCATTACCGCAGTAATCGCTGCCCTGACACTCATCCAGCCTTTAGACTTTACTTTACCTTCCCACGGCTTATTCCATTCTCCAGATACATAACCTTTAAGAAACTTTCCTAATTTGCGTTTTGCTCCCAATCGATAGATAAAGTAATGCGACATTAGGGCGGCGGCAACGGCAGCATTGATCCCATCGGGTGTATTGTGGGTAATTGCCGCTTGAATTGTTGCCGCTTCAATTACTTTTTCTGGTGTGGCATAGATGCCAATGGGTGCTGCACGCATTGCACCCCCACTTTTGTCGCTATCAGGGTTAATTTTGCTTAAAAATTCTTCCCCATCCTGAATTTCTCCCAGAAAATGGTAGAAGTTTCGAGAATACCCTTCTCTCTCATCGCGTTTAAAAGCTCTAACAAAGCTATGGGCTAAAACTTCTGGTGTCCACGGTGCTTGAGAAACAATCACTTCCGCAATGGCAATGCTCATCTGGGTGTCATCGGTATAGCTGCCAGGAATGAGTCGAAAACGGGGATGTTGAACGTATCGACTCAAATCGTTGTTAACGATTGCTTCGTCAGCATATTCAAAACCTGCACCGTAAGCATCTGCAATTGCTAACTCTAGCAGCATAAAGGTATTAAACTAAAAATGGACGCGCCAGAAAAAAGCTAGAAATTGATTTAGCATCTACTGGTTCTCCCTCCAGAATCGCTTTCTCTAATTCTTCGGGAGTCAAAAACACGGTTTCGATATCCTCGTCTGCATCTTGTTCTGGTGGTGTCTCCAGCTTTTCTAAATCTCGCGCCAGAAAAGCATAGATAATTTCATCAGAATAACCAGGCGCTAGGAAAAATTCACCTAATTTGTCCCATTTTTTGGCAGTATACCCAGTTTCTTCTTCGATTTCGCGCTGTATTGTCTCCAAAGGTTCTTCCTTTGCTTCCAAAGTTCCTGCCGGAAATTCTAATATCCGTCCCTGAATTGCAAAACGATACTGGCGCACCAGTACAAGTTTACCTTCTGGTGTCACCGGTACAGCGAGAGCGCCACCAGGGTGACGAATACATTCCCATTCTCCTTCCGATTTATTAGGCAAACGCAAGCGATTGACTTCAAAATCAAACTTGCGTCCTTTATGAAATAGGCGTTGTCTTAGTAGTTGTGGTAATTCTCTACCTAATGGCATAGTAAAATCTGATTATCTGTTTAATTACAGAGGTGATATCAGTCTTCTTCTGTGTTTAAGGATGGTAATTTTAATTGCCCATCAATTAAACATACATCAGAACAGTCTACCTCTTTCAGCAGTCCTTTAATAACACACCCAGAAACTGGTTCTATCCAATCTGGGGCAATTTCTGCCAGTGGTACTAACACAAAGGCCCGATCCCGCATTCGTGGATGAGGAATTTGGAGATTTGGTGTATCCAGTATAAAGTCATCATATAATAACAAATCCAAATCCAGGGTACGCGGCCCCCAGTGTTCTTGACGCACGCGCCCAAATTGTTGTTCAATTCCTAACAAAATTTCTAATAACTGCTGGGGTAGCATCTCTACCTGC
Protein-coding sequences here:
- a CDS encoding WD40 repeat domain-containing protein, translated to MDWISLLKAQQTDFLQRVKKPKTYDLSLLESQVKGCHTEIMAFWGEPLARLQELSRQQAEVIAKNPPPIPPEYPEPPDWTIPFPKYFQQQAQDYLLRELIVDRVITERLGKLVKKVSQDTLQNMVLDDEGSLCGESKFSYVLKDNPQLSVQVYVADGESFNGIKKDKIKWSVTQEDLKNHQVLIFLCLFYPSTGQLGYERQSIITGFLPADQIELTETKLYINPSNLLYAGGVSWYLESLVGKKDTSPVINDRAIADTIQTLPSEHCLKEVIGDWECWQTLQGHNRGINCLAFSSGCKNGKALPILASGSRGETKLWDLSKGELIDTLSEYPWVISGLVDEVNSLAFSSDGQTLVSCGADSTIKLWHVGALDLIDILHKHNGVVRCAAFTPDGRMLATGGDDRKILFWDLMQRQVAIALSLDDTAAHSLVLSRDGETLVTGSYRKIKVWRTLPQTGIKSLKDAEPLHTLMGHSHIVRSLAISADGRILVSGSWDQTIKIWQLETGELLHTLKGHRDRVYAIALSPDGQIIASGSADKTIKLWHLQTGELLGTFTGHGNIVTALAFTASGEMLVSGSLDKTIKIWQRS
- a CDS encoding Uma2 family endonuclease, encoding MAIAIQPKLTLDEFLKLPETEPASDFINGKIIQKPMPQGEHSRLQAKFCNVINNVTESQKIAYAFSELRCTFGGASIVPDVSVFRWDRIPKTQSGRIVNRFEIHPDWAIEILSPDQRLKKVLSKLLHCSRNGTELGWLINPEDESVLGIFPGQRVELYEATDKLPILEGIELELTGEQVFGWLSLT
- a CDS encoding AI-2E family transporter; the protein is MNLGQWIGLIAILLSLYILWQIREVLLLMFAAVVLATTLNRLAKRFQRFGMKRGFAVLLAVAIFFAGVVGFFWLIVPPFAQQFQELTYQVPKGFGRFNSWLDALRTRIPDQLVSYIPDINSLIQQVQPFVNRLLGNSFAFVSGSLEVVLKILLVLVLTGMMLADPLAYRKVFVRLFPSFYRRRVDGILDQCEVSLEGWITGAFIAICVVGVMSFIGLLILHVKAALALAVLAGFFNLIPNLGPTMSVIPAMAIAFLDEPWKAIAVLILYFIIQQVESNFITPVVMAHQVSLLPAITLIAQLFFVTFFGFLGLFLALPLTVVAKIWLQEVLIKDVLDEWGNNHNKETELVIISESARVDDNWTADSPNVNREPSIDDDIVQKGD
- a CDS encoding serine hydrolase; its protein translation is MKLRWLLLSFTSILLLSSPAKANPNTNQVGNVNDWSANQPAISDLQLPKLKFIPPVPLGDSVNPINNSKFTGIVPLGREISELKTPIKALMARYRFLTPGIFFMDLQTGDYFSFNGDKAFSAASTIKYPILIALFQEVDAGRIKLGETLIMRRKHVAGGSGDMQYQRVGTKLSLLQTATKMMTISDNTATNMIIDRLGGASKLNQKFRTWGLQSTVIHNMLGDFKGTNKTSAKDLVRLSALVTNNQLISGTSQSQVLGIMIRCHNKSLLPSGLGSGANIAHKTGTLRFVLGDAGIIETPSGKRYLAGIFVRRPNNDIRARDFIRQVSRVMYGYFDRTKISNLP
- a CDS encoding sulfurtransferase, which encodes MNTKLLISPQELTSLLAEKSSQAVIIDTRTPEDYAISHIPTSINIRDFFTYLLENSSPAGLKELQEYFAEIMSKLGISGVERLIVYEDSLNKGYGQSCRAAFLLKYLGCTQVSILQGGYRAWLTEGLPTTDEVPLPESSIFRLHPNADMMVTTADMLQAVTNPAIIKLDVRDRNEWFGLSSSPYHADFCPRKGRIPNSVWLEWHRLMNSESEIPTFRSPSEILEICQSVGITSESIVYVYCFKGSRAANTLIALEEAGISARNYFGSWNEWSRDFSLPIDSRVIQPTES
- a CDS encoding ADP-ribosylglycohydrolase family protein is translated as MLLELAIADAYGAGFEYADEAIVNNDLSRYVQHPRFRLIPGSYTDDTQMSIAIAEVIVSQAPWTPEVLAHSFVRAFKRDEREGYSRNFYHFLGEIQDGEEFLSKINPDSDKSGGAMRAAPIGIYATPEKVIEAATIQAAITHNTPDGINAAVAAALMSHYFIYRLGAKRKLGKFLKGYVSGEWNKPWEGKVKSKGWMSVRAAITAVMRNDSMSELLQDCIAFTGDVDTVAAIALAAGSCSEEITQDIPNHLVTGLENGAYGRDYLIDLDKQLMQLKSVP
- a CDS encoding NUDIX hydrolase, with the protein product MPLGRELPQLLRQRLFHKGRKFDFEVNRLRLPNKSEGEWECIRHPGGALAVPVTPEGKLVLVRQYRFAIQGRILEFPAGTLEAKEEPLETIQREIEEETGYTAKKWDKLGEFFLAPGYSDEIIYAFLARDLEKLETPPEQDADEDIETVFLTPEELEKAILEGEPVDAKSISSFFLARPFLV
- the folK gene encoding 2-amino-4-hydroxy-6-hydroxymethyldihydropteridine diphosphokinase, coding for MPALDYAYTQPKRSAVALGSNIGDSQTLLEAAIKTLAQTPGIILEARSNWYQTKAVGPPQPDYLNGCVTLQVEMLPQQLLEILLGIEQQFGRVRQEHWGPRTLDLDLLLYDDFILDTPNLQIPHPRMRDRAFVLVPLAEIAPDWIEPVSGCVIKGLLKEVDCSDVCLIDGQLKLPSLNTEED